The DNA window GAGAGCGGCTTCGTCTGGGTCACGCAATTCCCGCTGCTCGAGCGTGACGAGGAAGAGGGGCGCAATGTCGCGGTGCACCACCCTTTCACGGCGCCCATGGACGAGGACATCGACCTGCTCGAGACGGACCCCCTTGCAGTACGGGCCAAGTCGTATGACCTGGTCTTGAACGGGGTCGAGCTTGGGGGCGGCAGCATCAGGATTCACCGCCGTGATATACAGGAGAGGATGTTCAGAGCCCTTGGCATGCGGCCCGAGGAGGCGCGGGACAAGTTCGGGTTCCTGCTCGAGGCCTTTGAGTATGGGACTCCGCCCCATGGGGGGATAGCCTTCGGCCTCGATCGCTTTGTTATGCTCCTTGCGGGGCGTGATTCTATACGCGATGTCATAGCCTTCCCCAAGACCCAGAGGGCGGTTTGCCTGATGACCGGCGCCCCGGCGCCCATATCGGATAGACAGCGCGAGGAGCTACACCTGTGATTACGCCTATGATTTGGAAGTCACGGCGGGTTGAAATCGCGATGGTTTTGTGGTATTATTAACTCGAAAATCGAAAAAGATATGGTTGACTCCGGACCCTGCTGTGTGCGAGTCGGAGCTGACTGTTTTGTTCCAACACCAACACATAGGGAGCCCGGACTCTGGTTGTGGCATGTATGCCACCTTGGAGTGGACACATAAAGCTTCCAGGAGGGCACCCACCTGCAGGGCGCAGGGGATTTAAATGGTCAGCACAAACGGCACGGCGGGGTCCTCTGTGTTTTGCAAATAGATATGGCCGATGTCTTCACTAGAACAAGACGCCTGATAGGGGATGAAGGCCTGGCTCTGCTGGGGCGGAGCAGGGTCGTTGTAATTGGCCTCGGGGGTGTGGGTTCGTTTGCAACCGAGGCTCTTGCTCGTGCGGGCATTGGCCATTTCGTGCTCATCGATTTCGATGACGTGGACATCACCAATGTAAACCGGCAGCTTCACGCCTTCCCGGATACCGTGGGACTTTCAAAGGTTGAACTGATGAGGGAGAGGGTCCTTCGCATCAACCCGCAGGCTGATGTGATCGCGTTGAAGAGATTTGTCTCGGGGGATGATGCCGGTGAGATCCTGGCGGAGCCCTGCGACTACGTGGTCGATGCGTGCGATACCGTGTCCGTGAAGGTCGCGTTTGCGGTGTGCTGTGCCAGGCTCGGGGTGCCGATCATCTCCTCGATGGGGGCGGGCAACAGGCTCGACCCCACCAGATTTCGCGTCGCCGATATATCCAGGACTCATACGTGCCCGCTGGCAAGGGCCGTGCGACAGGGGCTGAGGCGGGCCGGTGTCGCCTCCGGTCTCACGGTGGTTTTCTCGGATGAGAAGCCACGCAGGGGCGAGGACGGCGCAGGGGGCGGCGGAGGCGAGGGCCCGGGCGGCCCGGGCAGCATTTCATTTGTCCCCCCGGTCGCCGGGTTGATCCTCGCCGGGGTTGTCGTGAACGACCTCCTGCGATTTCACGGCCTCGAAGGAGCTGATCTCAGGGATGGCCGAGGCTAAGATGTCCGATAAGATGTCCGAGATCAACCTTTTTACGCCGCGGCGAGGATCCTGCGTTGCGCCAGGTTCCGGCTCTGGTGACGGTTTCGGCGTAGATCCAGGTACAGGTGCAGATCCGGGCGCAGGCGCAGGTCCAGGCTCCGGCTCCGGGGCTATCGGGGGCGGGGCGA is part of the Bacillota bacterium genome and encodes:
- a CDS encoding tRNA threonylcarbamoyladenosine dehydratase; amino-acid sequence: MADVFTRTRRLIGDEGLALLGRSRVVVIGLGGVGSFATEALARAGIGHFVLIDFDDVDITNVNRQLHAFPDTVGLSKVELMRERVLRINPQADVIALKRFVSGDDAGEILAEPCDYVVDACDTVSVKVAFAVCCARLGVPIISSMGAGNRLDPTRFRVADISRTHTCPLARAVRQGLRRAGVASGLTVVFSDEKPRRGEDGAGGGGGEGPGGPGSISFVPPVAGLILAGVVVNDLLRFHGLEGADLRDGRG